The Vibrio tarriae genome includes a window with the following:
- a CDS encoding ribosome recycling factor family protein, producing MEISDQWVTVMLPSLIHRIGSDTIKRLKPQAQSLGCELKRIRRSRNWQLVGEAISVQHFVTQIKPTEYQDAEYLIRKLEMAMKQHSDKLEPLEVKLQRLITQNPSITLAELMVATQCSLVQARSARFAQDNWD from the coding sequence GTGGAAATCAGCGATCAATGGGTAACTGTTATGTTACCTTCTTTGATTCATCGGATTGGTAGTGACACCATTAAGCGTTTAAAACCTCAGGCCCAATCTTTGGGTTGTGAGTTAAAACGTATTCGCCGCTCACGCAATTGGCAGTTGGTGGGAGAGGCTATCTCTGTACAACACTTTGTTACCCAAATTAAGCCGACTGAGTATCAAGATGCCGAATATCTGATCAGAAAACTCGAAATGGCGATGAAGCAACACAGCGATAAATTGGAACCCTTAGAGGTAAAATTACAGCGCTTAATTACCCAAAACCCTTCTATCACACTCGCTGAACTAATGGTGGCGACACAGTGCAGTTTAGTGCAGGCACGATCGGCACGATTTGCGCAAGATAATTGGGATTAA
- the rplY gene encoding 50S ribosomal protein L25, with amino-acid sequence MKFEAVLRTDLGKGASRRLRNTGYFPAIVYGGEAAPVSISLNHDDVMNQMDKPEFYEAIVLVIDGQEVKVKPQDVQRHAYKPKVEHMDFIRI; translated from the coding sequence ATGAAATTCGAAGCAGTATTACGTACTGACCTAGGTAAAGGTGCGAGCCGCCGCCTACGTAACACTGGTTACTTCCCAGCGATCGTTTACGGTGGTGAAGCAGCTCCAGTTTCTATCTCACTGAACCACGATGACGTGATGAACCAAATGGACAAGCCTGAGTTTTACGAAGCTATCGTTCTGGTTATCGACGGCCAAGAAGTGAAAGTGAAGCCTCAAGACGTTCAACGCCACGCGTACAAGCCAAAAGTTGAGCACATGGACTTCATCCGTATCTAA